The following proteins are co-located in the Aquarana catesbeiana isolate 2022-GZ linkage group LG02, ASM4218655v1, whole genome shotgun sequence genome:
- the RPL23A gene encoding large ribosomal subunit protein uL23 produces MAPKAKKEAVPAKTEAKSKALKAKKAVLKGVHSHKKKKIRTAPTFRRPKTLRLRRQPKYPRKSAPTRNKLDHYAIIKFPLTTESAMKKIEDNNTLVFIVDVKANKHQIKQAVKKLYDIDVAKVNTLIRPDGEKKAYVRLAPDYDALDVANKIGII; encoded by the exons ATGGCACCGAAGGCGAAGAAGGAAG CTGTCCCTGCCAAGACTGAAGCAAAGTCTAAGGCTCTGAAGGCCAAAAAGGCTGTGCTAAAAGGAGTACACAGTCACAAGAAGAAGAAGATCCGGACCGCTCCTACATTCCGGAGACCCAAAACCTTGAGGCTGAGGAGGCAACCCAAGTACCCAAGAAAAAGTGCCCCCACAAGGAACAA GCTTGACCATTATGCCATCATTAAGTTCCCTCTGACCACTGAGTCTGCTATGAAAAAGATTGAGGACAATAACACTCTGGTTTTCATCGTTGATGTCAAAGCAAACAAGCACCAGATTAAACAAGCCGTGAAGAAGTTGTATGACATCGATGTGGCCAAAGTGAACACCCTCATTAG GCCAGACGGTGAGAAGAAGGCATACGTTCGTCTTGCTCCCGATTATGACGCTCTAGATGTTGCTAACAAG